A single region of the Nocardioides sp. W7 genome encodes:
- a CDS encoding FAD-binding oxidoreductase: MTIDLTPVRAESLRGLCGGRVHLPGDGGYDAARVAWNLAVDQRPAAVALPRDAAEVVEVVRAAADAGLRVAPQTTGHNAGPLAARGLDDVLLLRLSALDQVTADPRRGVVRVGGGTLWEPAVDAAAAQGTAVLHGSSPDVGIAGYSLGGGIGWYARKLGLATNSLTAVELVLADGTQVRVDADHDADLFWAVRGGGGSFGVVTALELRTFPISTAYAGFLLWDLADIEPVLREWAAWAPEAPDEVTTSFRAMRLPPLPDLPEFLRGRSVAVIDGAVLGSEERGAELLAGLRALRPEIDTFARVPAKSLVRLHMDPEGGVPAVSGSTMLHSLPDAAVDAFLAEAGPDAHTSLLAAELRQLGGALGRSDPTGGALSCLDGQFVTYAVAMALDADTATQGLADAGRLGDALAPFDNGRSYLNFAESPVATRTAYGVDRWSRLTGLRDAVDPHGLFAANHPIGHPNG, encoded by the coding sequence ATGACCATCGACCTCACCCCCGTCCGCGCCGAGAGCCTGCGCGGCCTCTGCGGCGGCCGTGTCCACCTGCCCGGCGACGGCGGGTACGACGCCGCCCGGGTGGCCTGGAACCTCGCAGTCGACCAGCGACCTGCGGCCGTCGCCCTCCCCCGCGACGCCGCCGAGGTCGTCGAGGTCGTGCGCGCCGCCGCCGACGCCGGCCTCCGGGTCGCCCCGCAGACCACCGGCCACAACGCCGGACCGCTCGCCGCCCGCGGCCTCGACGACGTGCTCCTGCTTCGTCTCTCGGCCCTCGACCAGGTCACGGCCGATCCGCGCCGCGGCGTGGTCCGGGTCGGCGGCGGCACGCTCTGGGAGCCCGCGGTCGACGCGGCGGCCGCCCAGGGCACGGCCGTCCTGCACGGGTCCTCCCCGGACGTCGGCATCGCCGGCTACAGCCTCGGTGGCGGCATCGGCTGGTACGCCCGCAAGCTGGGCCTGGCCACCAACAGCCTCACCGCGGTCGAGCTGGTCCTGGCCGACGGCACCCAGGTCCGCGTCGACGCCGACCACGACGCCGACCTGTTCTGGGCGGTCCGAGGCGGCGGCGGCAGCTTCGGCGTCGTCACCGCGCTCGAGCTCCGGACCTTCCCGATCTCCACGGCGTACGCCGGCTTCCTGCTCTGGGACCTCGCGGACATCGAGCCGGTGCTCCGCGAGTGGGCCGCCTGGGCCCCGGAGGCGCCCGACGAGGTCACCACCTCCTTCCGGGCGATGCGGCTGCCCCCGCTCCCGGACCTGCCCGAGTTCCTGCGCGGCCGCTCGGTGGCGGTCATCGACGGGGCGGTGCTCGGTTCCGAAGAGCGCGGCGCCGAGCTGCTGGCCGGCCTGCGCGCGCTGCGACCGGAGATCGACACGTTCGCCCGGGTTCCGGCGAAGTCCCTGGTCCGGCTGCACATGGACCCGGAGGGCGGCGTACCGGCCGTCTCGGGCAGCACGATGCTGCACTCCCTCCCGGACGCCGCCGTGGACGCGTTCCTCGCCGAGGCCGGACCCGACGCCCACACCTCGCTGCTCGCAGCCGAGCTGCGTCAGCTCGGCGGCGCGCTCGGTCGGTCGGACCCGACCGGCGGCGCACTGTCGTGCCTCGACGGACAGTTCGTGACCTACGCAGTCGCCATGGCCCTCGACGCGGACACCGCCACGCAGGGGCTGGCCGACGCCGGACGTCTCGGTGACGCGCTCGCGCCCTTCGACAACGGTCGGTCGTACCTCAACTTCGCCGAGTCGCCCGTGGCGACCCGGACGGCGTACGGCGTGGACCGATGGAGCCGGCTGACCGGCCTGCGCGACGCGGTCGACCCGCACGGGCTGTTCGCCGCCAACCACCCGATCGGCCACCCGAACGGCTAG
- the atpD gene encoding F0F1 ATP synthase subunit beta: MTATVDETQQSTGAGATGRVARVTGPVVDVEFPADAMPEMYNKLEVDLDLNGETKTLILEVALHIGDGMVRAISMQSTDGLVRGATVTDTGGPITVPVGDITKGHVFNATGDVLNLEEGEVYEVKERWGIHRKAPAFDQLEAKTTMFETGIKVIDLLTPYVNGGKIGLFGGAGVGKTVLIQEMIARVAKDHGGVSVFAGVGERTREGNDLIEEMTEAGVIGQTALVFGQMDEPPGTRLRVALSALTMAEYFRDVQNQDVLLFIDNIFRFTQAGSEVSTLLGRMPSAVGYQPNLADEMGQLQERITSTRGNSITSLQAIYVPADDYTDPAPATTFAHLDATTELSREIASLGIYPAVDPLTSTSRILDAQYIGQEHYDCAIRIKQILQRNKELQDIIAILGVDELSEEDKIIVSRARRIQRFLSQNTYVAKQFTGIEGSTVPVKDTIEAFNKIANGEYDHVAEQAFFMCGGLDDVEAKWAEIQKNL; the protein is encoded by the coding sequence ATGACTGCCACTGTTGATGAGACCCAGCAGAGCACGGGAGCGGGGGCGACCGGCCGCGTCGCTCGCGTGACCGGCCCCGTCGTCGACGTCGAGTTCCCTGCGGACGCGATGCCGGAGATGTACAACAAGTTGGAGGTCGACCTCGACCTCAACGGCGAGACCAAGACGCTGATCCTCGAGGTCGCGCTGCACATCGGCGACGGCATGGTCCGCGCCATCTCGATGCAGTCGACCGACGGCCTCGTGCGCGGCGCCACCGTCACCGACACCGGCGGGCCGATCACGGTCCCCGTGGGTGACATCACCAAGGGTCACGTGTTCAACGCGACCGGTGACGTCCTCAACCTCGAAGAGGGCGAGGTGTACGAGGTCAAGGAGCGGTGGGGCATCCACCGCAAGGCTCCGGCCTTCGACCAGCTCGAGGCCAAGACCACGATGTTCGAGACCGGCATCAAGGTCATCGACCTGCTCACGCCGTACGTCAACGGCGGCAAGATCGGCCTGTTCGGTGGTGCCGGCGTCGGCAAGACCGTGCTGATCCAGGAGATGATCGCCCGCGTCGCCAAGGACCACGGTGGTGTGTCGGTGTTCGCCGGTGTCGGCGAGCGCACCCGTGAGGGCAACGACCTCATCGAGGAGATGACCGAGGCCGGCGTCATCGGCCAGACCGCCCTGGTCTTCGGTCAGATGGACGAGCCGCCGGGCACGCGTCTGCGCGTGGCGCTGTCGGCGCTGACGATGGCGGAGTACTTCCGCGACGTCCAGAACCAGGACGTGCTGCTGTTCATCGACAACATCTTCCGGTTCACGCAGGCGGGCTCCGAGGTCTCCACCCTCCTGGGCCGGATGCCGTCCGCGGTGGGCTACCAGCCCAACCTGGCCGACGAGATGGGTCAGCTCCAGGAGCGGATCACCTCGACCCGAGGCAACTCGATCACCTCGCTGCAGGCGATCTACGTCCCCGCGGACGACTACACCGACCCGGCTCCGGCGACGACCTTCGCCCACCTGGACGCGACCACCGAGCTCTCGCGCGAGATCGCGTCGCTCGGCATCTACCCCGCGGTGGACCCGCTGACGTCGACCTCGCGGATCCTCGACGCCCAGTACATCGGGCAGGAGCACTACGACTGCGCCATCCGGATCAAGCAGATCCTGCAGCGCAACAAGGAGCTCCAGGACATCATCGCGATCCTCGGTGTCGACGAGCTGTCCGAAGAGGACAAGATCATCGTGTCCCGCGCCCGCCGCATCCAGCGGTTCCTGTCGCAGAACACCTACGTCGCCAAGCAGTTCACCGGCATCGAGGGCTCGACGGTTCCGGTCAAGGACACCATCGAGGCGTTCAACAAGATCGCCAACGGTGAGTACGACCACGTCGCCGAGCAGGCGTTCTTCATGTGCGGCGGTCTGGACGACGTCGAGGCCAAGTGGGCCGAGATCCAGAAGAACCTCTGA
- a CDS encoding F0F1 ATP synthase subunit epsilon: MARQESDSALQVELVSADRTVWSGEATMVIARTVEGDVGVLRGHAPMLSLLTEAVVEIADVDGDVVIAAVDGGFLSVANDRVSILSEHTLLASEINVDDARAELEAARSGELDVPDEAEHRIRLAEARIRAVEKTS, from the coding sequence ATGGCTCGCCAGGAATCGGACTCCGCCCTGCAGGTGGAGCTCGTCTCGGCCGACCGTACGGTCTGGTCGGGCGAGGCCACCATGGTCATCGCACGGACGGTGGAGGGTGACGTCGGCGTGCTGCGCGGGCACGCGCCGATGCTGTCCCTGCTGACCGAGGCGGTCGTGGAGATCGCCGACGTCGATGGTGACGTGGTGATCGCTGCCGTCGACGGCGGGTTCCTCTCCGTGGCCAACGACCGGGTCTCGATCCTGTCCGAGCACACCCTGCTCGCCAGCGAGATCAACGTCGACGACGCCCGGGCCGAGCTGGAGGCAGCACGCTCCGGTGAGCTCGACGTTCCGGACGAGGCCGAGCACCGGATCCGGCTCGCCGAGGCGCGGATCCGCGCGGTCGAGAAGACCTCCTGA
- a CDS encoding DUF2550 domain-containing protein, with protein sequence MPVWQWLLDVAGLLLVLLLGYGVALIVRRRLLSRHGGTFELSYRVRSARAGRGWLLGLGRYSGETLEWFRIFSLSFRPKATWLRSELSFDGRRSPEGAEEIALYPDHLVIELSDRDGALELAMSAASLTGFQAWLEARPPGTDWDQRQH encoded by the coding sequence ATGCCGGTGTGGCAGTGGCTGCTCGACGTGGCCGGACTGCTGCTCGTGCTTCTCCTCGGCTACGGCGTCGCACTCATCGTGCGTCGCCGTCTGTTGTCTCGCCACGGGGGCACCTTCGAGCTCAGCTACCGCGTCCGGTCCGCGAGGGCAGGACGCGGCTGGCTTCTCGGCCTCGGCCGCTACTCCGGGGAGACCCTGGAGTGGTTCCGCATCTTCTCGCTCTCGTTCCGGCCCAAGGCCACCTGGCTCCGCTCGGAGCTCAGCTTCGACGGGCGCCGCTCGCCTGAGGGCGCCGAGGAGATCGCGCTCTACCCCGACCACCTCGTGATCGAGCTCAGTGACCGCGACGGCGCGCTCGAGCTGGCCATGAGCGCCGCCTCGCTGACCGGCTTCCAGGCCTGGCTGGAGGCCCGTCCGCCGGGCACGGACTGGGACCAGCGCCAGCACTAG